A region from the uncultured Stenotrophomonas sp. genome encodes:
- the ygaF gene encoding putative peroxiredoxin YgaF (Evidence 3 : Function proposed based on presence of conserved amino acid motif, structural feature or limited homology), whose protein sequence is MNIGDTLDRTTLNLPLALSGGDATTLAAQAGHWLVLYFYPKDSTPGCTTEGIDFNALLPTFKGAGAQVFGVSRDSVKSHDNFCAKQGFGFPLISDADEALCTAFDVIRMKNMYGRQVRGIERSTFLISPDGTLVQEWRKVKVAGHAQAVLDALQAARSK, encoded by the coding sequence ATGAACATCGGCGATACCCTGGACCGCACCACCCTGAACCTGCCGCTGGCACTGTCCGGCGGCGACGCCACCACCCTCGCCGCGCAGGCCGGCCACTGGCTGGTGCTGTACTTCTATCCCAAGGACAGCACCCCCGGCTGCACCACCGAGGGCATCGACTTCAATGCCCTGCTGCCGACGTTCAAGGGTGCCGGTGCGCAGGTTTTCGGCGTCTCCCGCGACTCGGTGAAGTCGCACGACAACTTCTGCGCCAAGCAGGGTTTCGGGTTCCCCCTGATCAGCGACGCCGATGAAGCACTGTGCACCGCCTTCGACGTCATCAGGATGAAGAACATGTACGGCAGGCAGGTGCGCGGCATCGAACGCAGCACCTTCCTGATCTCGCCCGACGGCACGCTGGTGCAGGAGTGGCGCAAGGTCAAGGTCGCCGGCCATGCACAGGCCGTGCTCGACGCGCTGCAGGCCGCCCGGTCCAAGTGA
- a CDS encoding putative glycine cleavage system transcriptional repressor (Evidence 3 : Function proposed based on presence of conserved amino acid motif, structural feature or limited homology) produces MASFRLTAHPGTVLTNTTPRPQPTENHLLINAYTTHPESPLLSVTRRIADSGCNLVDARLSTVGRDVSVTTLATGSWDAVAKLEAMLGRLEREEGLKLVWYRTAAKQVQSNLLPYIVEVIAADKPGILFQLADFFDRQGITIENLQSTRYQAMQTGAEMFSAQVTIGVPANMHIAALRDDFLEFCDHLNLDAIMDPMKF; encoded by the coding sequence TTGGCGTCGTTCAGACTCACAGCGCATCCCGGAACCGTCTTGACCAATACCACCCCGCGGCCGCAGCCGACTGAAAACCACCTCCTGATCAACGCCTACACGACGCATCCGGAGTCCCCCCTGCTGTCCGTCACCCGCCGCATTGCCGACAGCGGCTGCAATCTGGTCGATGCCCGGCTCTCCACCGTGGGCCGCGACGTCTCGGTCACCACGCTGGCCACCGGCTCGTGGGACGCGGTGGCCAAGCTCGAGGCGATGCTGGGCCGGCTGGAACGCGAGGAAGGACTGAAGCTGGTGTGGTACCGCACCGCGGCCAAGCAGGTGCAGTCCAACCTGCTGCCGTACATTGTCGAGGTCATCGCCGCCGACAAACCCGGCATCCTGTTCCAGCTGGCCGACTTCTTCGACCGCCAAGGCATCACCATCGAGAATCTGCAGAGCACTCGCTATCAGGCGATGCAGACCGGGGCGGAGATGTTCTCGGCACAGGTCACCATCGGTGTACCGGCAAACATGCACATCGCCGCGCTGCGCGACGACTTCCTCGAATTCTGCGACCACCTCAATCTGGACGCGATCATGGACCCGATGAAGTTCTAG
- the dapA gene encoding dihydrodipicolinate synthase (Evidence 2a : Function of homologous gene experimentally demonstrated in an other organism; PubMedId : 1463470, 1885529, 2120198, 3514578, 7853400, 8993314, 9298646, 9600841; Product type e : enzyme) produces the protein MSISGLITALATPFRADGTVDAEAWQRLLALQLAAGVQGVVVAGSTGEAAALADDEYDALLRAAVAALGGRMPVMAGTGASATARTIEATRRAARNGASHALVVTPPYVRPTQQGLRQHYLTVAEQGGLPVVLYNVPARTGCDLLPETVAELAGHPNIVGIKEAVGDTARLKALLALQGDGFAVFSGDDGSAARSLLAGADGLVSVGSNVLPGTFRTMCDLARAGDHDAVEAWDARLQPYHDFCGIEPNPIPVKALLQRLGIGYGLRLPLLPLSDAHHAAADHLAAAVDALEALSSH, from the coding sequence TTGTCCATTTCCGGCCTCATCACCGCTTTGGCGACACCTTTCCGGGCCGATGGCACGGTCGACGCCGAGGCATGGCAGCGCCTGCTGGCGCTGCAGCTGGCCGCAGGCGTGCAGGGCGTGGTGGTGGCCGGTTCCACCGGCGAGGCCGCGGCGCTGGCCGACGATGAGTACGACGCACTGCTGCGCGCGGCCGTGGCCGCTCTCGGCGGGCGCATGCCGGTGATGGCCGGTACCGGCGCATCGGCCACCGCCCGGACCATCGAAGCGACCCGCCGCGCGGCACGCAATGGCGCCAGCCATGCCCTGGTGGTCACGCCGCCGTATGTGCGCCCCACCCAGCAGGGCCTGCGCCAGCATTACCTGACGGTGGCCGAGCAGGGCGGCCTGCCGGTGGTGCTCTACAACGTGCCGGCGCGCACCGGCTGCGACCTGCTGCCGGAAACCGTGGCCGAACTGGCCGGCCACCCGAATATCGTCGGCATCAAGGAGGCGGTGGGCGACACAGCCCGGCTCAAGGCGTTGCTGGCGCTGCAAGGTGACGGCTTCGCCGTCTTCAGCGGCGACGACGGCAGCGCCGCGCGTTCGCTGTTGGCCGGTGCCGACGGACTGGTTTCGGTGGGTTCCAACGTCCTGCCGGGAACGTTCCGCACGATGTGCGACCTTGCCCGGGCCGGCGACCACGACGCCGTCGAAGCCTGGGATGCGCGCCTGCAGCCGTACCATGATTTCTGTGGCATCGAGCCCAACCCGATTCCGGTGAAAGCGCTGTTGCAGCGGCTGGGCATCGGCTACGGGTTGCGGTTGCCGCTGTTGCCCCTTTCCGACGCGCACCATGCCGCCGCCGACCACCTGGCGGCCGCGGTGGACGCGCTGGAAGCACTATCCAGCCACTGA
- the fdxA gene encoding 7-Fe ferredoxin (Evidence 2a : Function of homologous gene experimentally demonstrated in an other organism; PubMedId : 11698371; Product type e : enzyme), which translates to MPFVVTENCIKCKHTDCVEVCPVDCFHEGPNFLVIDPDECIDCTLCEPECPVNAIFPEDDVPAGQEGFAALNAELSKEWPVLAVRKDPPPDAAEWDGKPDKLKLLER; encoded by the coding sequence ATGCCTTTCGTCGTCACCGAAAACTGCATCAAGTGCAAGCACACCGATTGTGTCGAAGTCTGCCCCGTGGACTGTTTCCATGAAGGCCCCAACTTCCTTGTCATCGATCCGGACGAGTGCATCGACTGCACCCTGTGCGAGCCCGAATGCCCGGTCAATGCGATCTTCCCGGAAGACGACGTGCCGGCTGGCCAGGAGGGTTTCGCCGCGTTGAACGCCGAGCTGTCCAAGGAGTGGCCGGTGCTGGCCGTGCGCAAGGATCCGCCGCCGGATGCCGCCGAATGGGACGGCAAGCCTGACAAGCTCAAACTATTGGAGCGCTGA
- a CDS encoding conserved exported hypothetical protein (Evidence 4 : Homologs of previously reported genes of unknown function) — protein MRHSRTAVRALSLALLAVATTVTATGCHRGARGDYALAPEMRPLEVPPDLNLPNTAGASQVPTLASATRPAAQAAPAQGGFTVSGSRDEVFGKVGTALEAIDGVTIASRAQLLGSYDVAYEGSNFLVRVVAVDAGAYVSAVDPRGIPATDAAAVKLVDALKARLGG, from the coding sequence ATGCGTCATTCCCGAACCGCTGTCCGCGCCCTTTCGCTGGCGTTGCTTGCCGTCGCCACCACGGTCACCGCCACCGGCTGCCACCGCGGCGCGCGTGGCGACTATGCATTGGCGCCGGAAATGCGCCCGCTCGAAGTGCCGCCGGACCTGAACCTGCCCAACACCGCTGGCGCCTCGCAGGTGCCGACGCTGGCCTCGGCCACGCGCCCGGCGGCACAGGCCGCACCGGCGCAGGGCGGCTTCACCGTCAGCGGCAGCCGCGACGAGGTGTTCGGCAAGGTTGGCACCGCGCTGGAAGCCATCGACGGGGTGACCATCGCCAGCCGCGCGCAACTGCTGGGCTCCTATGACGTGGCCTACGAAGGCAGCAATTTCCTGGTGCGCGTGGTGGCCGTGGATGCCGGCGCCTACGTGTCGGCGGTGGACCCGCGCGGCATACCGGCCACTGACGCGGCGGCGGTCAAGCTGGTCGATGCGCTGAAGGCCAGGCTCGGCGGTTGA
- a CDS encoding conserved membrane hypothetical protein (Evidence 4 : Homologs of previously reported genes of unknown function) → MGIQLPRWVWIGAIALSCVAGMVNVVGFLGFEHQAITHLTGTTSQLGMALVQHDWRNVGHLWGILIAFCLGATLSGLIVQDATLRLGRRYGVVLLLVSLLLLVSIPLFKRQQIWGALAAAMACGLQNAMATTFSGAVVRTTHLSGMFTDLGIGLGHLLRGLPLPMKRLTLSGLIISGFLGGGVGGAWLFLHFGYDALLAPALLTGTTGASYMGYRLTQRLRGNH, encoded by the coding sequence ATGGGCATACAGCTTCCCCGCTGGGTATGGATCGGCGCAATCGCGCTGTCCTGCGTGGCCGGCATGGTCAACGTGGTCGGCTTCCTCGGTTTCGAGCACCAGGCCATCACCCACCTCACCGGCACCACCAGCCAGCTCGGCATGGCGCTGGTACAGCACGACTGGCGCAATGTCGGCCACCTGTGGGGCATCCTGATCGCCTTCTGCCTTGGCGCCACGCTCAGCGGCCTGATCGTGCAGGACGCCACCCTGCGGCTCGGCCGCCGCTACGGCGTGGTACTGCTGCTCGTCTCACTGTTGCTGCTGGTATCGATCCCGCTGTTCAAACGACAGCAGATATGGGGCGCGCTCGCTGCGGCGATGGCCTGCGGCCTGCAGAACGCGATGGCCACCACATTCAGCGGCGCGGTGGTGCGCACCACCCATCTCAGCGGCATGTTCACCGACCTGGGCATCGGCCTTGGCCACCTGCTGCGCGGGCTGCCACTGCCGATGAAACGGCTCACGCTCAGCGGCCTGATCATCAGCGGCTTCCTTGGAGGCGGCGTCGGCGGCGCGTGGCTGTTCCTGCACTTCGGCTACGACGCCCTGCTGGCGCCGGCGCTGCTCACCGGCACCACCGGTGCCAGCTACATGGGCTACCGGCTGACGCAGCGCCTGCGCGGGAACCACTGA
- a CDS encoding conserved exported hypothetical protein (Evidence 4 : Homologs of previously reported genes of unknown function): MPRQFTLAAACTLALAACTPANVKPGAQVPTAFKAGQSWVVTRPIIAAQVLDTCSRDSPARHADGIGGYWAPSRAQIDELESRLPQLQPAIAEPAQSGRQYVGFVSAGRQLIYINAFTLPDHQKINPAREAVRVCDGGAGFWGAVYDPQSGTFSDIAHNGDL; this comes from the coding sequence ATGCCGCGCCAGTTCACCCTCGCCGCGGCCTGCACGCTGGCGCTGGCCGCCTGCACGCCGGCCAACGTCAAGCCCGGTGCGCAGGTGCCCACTGCATTCAAGGCCGGGCAATCGTGGGTGGTTACGCGCCCGATCATCGCCGCACAGGTGCTCGACACCTGCTCGCGCGACAGCCCGGCCAGGCATGCCGACGGCATCGGCGGCTACTGGGCGCCAAGCCGCGCGCAGATCGACGAACTGGAAAGCCGCCTGCCACAGCTGCAGCCGGCCATCGCCGAGCCGGCACAGTCCGGCCGCCAGTACGTGGGTTTCGTATCTGCCGGGCGCCAGCTGATCTACATCAACGCCTTCACCCTGCCCGATCACCAGAAGATCAACCCGGCGCGCGAGGCCGTGCGCGTCTGCGACGGTGGCGCGGGCTTCTGGGGCGCGGTGTACGACCCGCAGAGCGGCACGTTCTCCGACATCGCCCACAACGGCGACCTCTGA
- a CDS encoding PhoH family protein → MTRGKRIYVLDTNVLMHDPTALFKFEEHDVHLPMQVIEELDNGKKGTSEASRNARQVSRFLNELIEAAGIGSLEQGIPLVRPQGLQLRGAQSAGCLYFQTSHFDAGKSFGKVIPDNAILGAILALKEKNPEVPVVFVSKDINLRIKAAIAGIDSEDYENDRALDDFSLLYTGATQLHEDFWKKHASDLRSWSDKGRSHYEVHAADDEEWFPNQYVYLPGEDEVELRVTRVEADGRVTLALVDDFRHGAHSVWGITARNREQNFALNLLMNPDCDFVSLLGQAGTGKTLLALAAGLAQTMDTQRYREIIMTRATVSVGEDIGFLPGTEEEKMTPWMGALTDNLEVLTHNQEGGTWGRQATNDLLASRIKIRSLNFMRGRTFLSRYLILDEAQNLTPKQMKTLITRAGPGTKIVCLGNVEQIDTPYLTETTSGLTYAVDRFKNWPHSAHITLRRGERSRLADYASEVL, encoded by the coding sequence ATGACCCGAGGCAAGCGCATCTACGTGCTGGACACCAACGTGCTGATGCACGACCCCACCGCGCTGTTCAAGTTCGAGGAACACGACGTGCACCTGCCGATGCAGGTGATCGAGGAGCTGGACAACGGCAAGAAGGGCACGTCCGAAGCCAGCCGCAACGCGCGGCAGGTCAGCCGCTTCCTCAACGAGTTGATCGAAGCGGCCGGCATCGGCAGCCTCGAACAGGGCATCCCGCTGGTGCGGCCGCAAGGCCTGCAGCTGCGCGGCGCGCAGAGCGCCGGCTGCCTGTATTTCCAGACCAGCCACTTCGATGCCGGCAAGAGCTTCGGCAAGGTCATCCCCGACAACGCCATCCTCGGCGCGATCCTGGCGCTGAAGGAAAAGAACCCCGAAGTACCGGTGGTGTTCGTCTCCAAGGACATCAACCTGCGGATCAAGGCCGCCATCGCCGGCATCGACTCGGAGGACTACGAGAACGACCGCGCGCTGGACGACTTCAGCCTGCTCTACACCGGCGCCACCCAACTGCACGAAGACTTCTGGAAGAAGCATGCCAGCGACCTGCGCAGCTGGAGCGACAAGGGCCGCAGCCACTACGAGGTCCACGCCGCGGACGACGAGGAATGGTTCCCGAACCAGTACGTCTACCTGCCCGGCGAAGACGAGGTCGAGCTGCGGGTCACGCGGGTGGAGGCTGACGGCCGCGTCACCCTGGCGCTGGTGGACGACTTCCGCCACGGCGCGCATTCGGTATGGGGCATCACCGCGCGCAACCGCGAACAGAACTTTGCCCTGAACCTGCTGATGAATCCCGACTGCGACTTCGTGTCGCTGCTGGGCCAGGCGGGCACCGGCAAGACCCTGCTGGCACTGGCCGCCGGCCTGGCGCAGACGATGGACACCCAGCGCTACCGCGAGATCATCATGACCCGCGCCACGGTCAGCGTCGGCGAGGACATCGGCTTCCTGCCCGGCACCGAGGAGGAAAAGATGACGCCGTGGATGGGCGCGCTGACAGACAACCTGGAAGTGCTCACCCACAACCAGGAAGGCGGCACCTGGGGCCGCCAGGCCACCAACGACCTGCTCGCCAGCCGCATCAAGATCCGCTCGCTGAACTTCATGCGCGGGCGCACCTTCCTGTCGCGCTATCTCATCCTCGACGAGGCGCAGAACCTCACCCCGAAGCAGATGAAGACGCTGATTACCCGCGCCGGCCCCGGCACCAAGATCGTCTGCCTCGGCAACGTCGAGCAGATCGACACGCCCTACCTGACCGAAACCACCTCGGGCCTGACCTACGCGGTGGACCGCTTCAAGAACTGGCCGCACAGCGCACACATCACCCTGCGCCGCGGCGAGCGCTCGCGGCTGGCCGACTACGCCTCGGAGGTACTGTGA